A region of the Mesotoga infera genome:
AGAGCGAATTCTCGGGAAGGAAGAGAAGGAGATCTATGACGGTCTAGGGAATGAGCGTAGAAGGATGGAGTTTGCCGCCGGCCGCTTCGCGGCCAAAGAGGCGTTTGTAAAGGCATCGGGGTGCAAGGACATTGAGTTCTCGAAGATTCAGTTTCTGGCCGACGATGGGGGAAGACCGATCCCCTCTGAAGAATTGAAGCGGCTAGTGAATAACGTCGATCTGACGGTTAGCATTTCTCATGAGCGAGAATATGCCGTAGCAGTCGTGATTGTCTTCGGGAGGGGTTAGCGTGATTTCATTTGAAGAAGCAAAGAGGAGAATCGAGGAGCTGAGAAAAGAGATCGACCACCATGCTCATAAGTACTACGTTCTCGATGATCCAGAGATATCTGATGTTGAATACGATCGTCTAATGGAGGAGCTTACTGAACTTGAAGATCAATACCCTGAACTGAAGACTCCCGATTCGCCAACTGTACGGGTTGGTTTGAGACCAATTGATTCCTTCAAGGAGGTAGTTCATGAGTATAGGCTCTTCTCCCTGGACAACACCTACTCGGAGCAGGAGGTAACTCAGTTCGACAAAAGGATCAGAGAGGCACTGAACGTCGATTCGGTGCAGTATGTTTGTGAACTCAAAATCGATGGACTTTCTATCTCTCTGACGTACGAAGGCGGTTTGCTTCTGAGAGGAGCGACGAGAGGAAACGGCTTCGTGGGAGAGGATGTCACCGAGAACATCAAAGCTATCAAATCTATCCCCCTCAGGCTGAGGAAGGACCTCTCGATAGAATTGAGGGGAGAGGTGTATTTGCCAAAGGATGTCTTTAACGAACTAAACAAAGTTCGCGCAGAGAGTAATCTTCAGTTGTTTGCAAATCCTCGAAACGCCGCCGCTGGAACTCTCAGGCAGCTCGATCCAAGGGAAGTATCAAAACGAAAGCTAAGTGCGTTTTTCTATCAGATTGTTGAACCTGAGAGGTTTGGACTGAAAAGCCAGAGTGAGCAACTTGATTTTCTTAGGGCGATTGGGATGAAAGTTGAGCCGAATTTCGAGGTGGCAGATGGCACAGAAGAAGTTATCGAATTCTGGAGGAAATGGTCCGGATTGAAATCCAGTTTGAATTATGCAGTAGACGGAACGGTCGTGAAAGTGGAAGATCTTCACTTGCAGCAAGAGCTGGGGTACACTACGAAGGCTCCCAGGTGGGCTATAGCCTTCAAGTTCCCTGCCGAGCAAGCTACGACGAAGCTGATGGGTGTGACTCTCGGAGTAGGGAGGCTTGGCACGATAACGCCAGTAGCTGAACTAGAGCCGATTCAGCTGGCCGGAACCACCGTGAAAAGGGCAAGTATGCATAATTTCGACTTTGTCCGTGAAAAGGATATAAGAATCTTTGACACAGTCATTGTAGAAAAAGCGGGCGAAATCATTCCGCAGATAGTGAAAAGTATTCCAGAAAAGAGAACCGGCGCTGAGCTAGAAATCAATCCCCCTCCGCAATGCCCGGTCTGCGGCGGACGTGTCGGAAAAGAGAGAGCTGAGGACGTAGCGCTGAAATGTCTGAATCTTGCCTGCCCTGCGAAACTTAGCAGAAGGATACAGTTTTTCTGCTCCAGAGACGGAATGGATATTGAAGGGCTTGGAGAAAAACTCGTGGAAAGGATAGTCGAAGCCGGTCTTGTGAAGAATCCTTCCGATCTTTACAAACTGAGTGAAGACGATCTCCTCAATCTGGGAGAGGGAATCGGCGAAAAGACGGCTGCCAAAATCATCGAAGCCATCGAGAAGAGCAGGACAAATCCTCTTTTCAATCTCATTGCTGGACTCGGAATCCCCGGTGTAGGATCGAAGCTTGCAAGAGATCTCTCAAACTACTTTGGAAGTCTACAGGCAATAATCTCTGCAAGCGAAAAGGAATTGAAGGAAGTCTCGGGTATCGGTGAACAGCTTGCTTCAGACATAAGAAAGTACTTGAATGAGTCTGATGTGAGAGAAGAGATTGAGGAACTAATGAAATATGTGAATACACAAGAGAAAAGCGTAGGCGGAGTCAAACCCTTAAGAGGATTGAAGTTTGCTGTTACTGGCACCCTTCCCGGCTATTCTAGAAAGGAAATACAGGAAAAGATAATTGAACTTGGTGGAGAGACTGTTTCGAGTGTTTCGAAAAATACCGATTACCTTCTTGTGGGTGAGAATCCCGGTTCAAAAGAGGGAAAGGCCCGCTCGCTCGGAATAAAGATAATTAGTGAGAAGGAGTTTGAGGAGATGGTTAAGTCTTGATCCGTTATTTCGACAACAATGCCACTACTCAGATGGAAAGAGATCTTGCCAAACTTATGGCGAGTCTGTGCGAGGAAGAATATGCAAATCCCAATTCAATGCATTCTTTTGGTGTGAAACAAGCTCGCCGCCATGAAGAAGCCAGAGAGAGAGTGGCGCATTGTCTCTCGGTCGATCCCAGAGAGATATTCTTCACTTCATGTGCGACTGAGACGATAAACTGGATTCTCAGGTCCAGTATTTTCTTCAGGGGCAAGAGGAAGAAGATTGTCACAACTTCAATTGAACATAAGGCTGTTCTAAATACTCTTAGAGATCTGAAGACAATTTCGAACATTGAGTATCGTGAGGTTGCACCGGAAAGCGGTGGCATTGTGAGCGTCGACAAGCTCCTCAGTGAGGTTGATGATGAGACTTTTCTTGTCTCTGTCATGGCTGCAAACAACGTAACCGGTTCGATTCAGCCCTATGAAGAGATTGGTATGGCTTTGAGAGGAAGAGCCGTTCTCTACCATGTAGATGCAGTTCAGACGATAGGTAAGATACCCTTCAATTTACAGAAAGGCTTCTGTGATTATGCTTCATTTTCTGCCCACAAGTTTCATGGTCCAAAGGGTGTCGGAATAGCATACGTGAAACGCGGATCGCCAATCAAGCCCTTTATAACTGGTGGAGGACAGGAGAGGGGTATGCGCGCGGGGACTCAGAACGTGCCGGGTGCTCTGGTTGCATCGATAGCGATGCAGAGAGCAATTGAAAATATGGAAACGTCATCAAGAAGACTTAGAGATTTCCAGCAACAGATTGTTAAGAGCGTGAAAGCTCTTGGCGGAGTTGTGAATACTCCTGAAGATTCAATCTCAAACACAGTTAATGTATCTTTTGCAGGTATTAGGTCGGAGGTTCTGGTTAATGCTCTCTCCCAGGAAGATGTCTATCTAGGGACTTCTTCGGCGTGTTCTTCCAGAAGCGATGGAGGTCAATACGTCCTTGATGAAATGGGAGTTGATCCTTCTCTTGCCTCCTGCTCGATCAGAATAAGCATGTCAAGATTTACCACGAAGGAAGATGTGGCGATTCTAATAGAAAAACTGAAGAAAACGGTTCCTCTTTTGAAATTTTAGTCACAAACGGTTATAATTGACTGTAATTAGATTTAACCGCCTTTGAGGTGATAATAGTTGCTCAGAAGTATGACCGGATATGCGAGGGTCGAAAAAACACTGTGCGGAGTAAATGCTTTCGTCGAGTTGAAAACGGTAAATTCGAAGTACTTGAATGTTGATATAAATATCGGGGATGCTTTCTCCGAGCTTGAAATGAATGTCAACAGATTAATAAAAGGAAATCTCAAGCGTGGAACTGTGAAGGCCAGAATCGATATATCTCTGGTAGACAGTGATGACCTTCTTCAACCTGACTTTGGAATAGCCTCCTCAATCTACAATTCTCTGAGATCGATAAGAGAGCGTTACGGACTCGCCGGAGAAGTCTCCGTAGATTCAATGGCCAGATTCAAGGAGATATTCAAGAGCAGGCCATCGGAAGACCTTGCAGAAAAGATATGGAATGTTATAGAAGGGCTCCTGATTGAAGCTGTGGAACAACTGAACATTGACAGGGAAAGGGAAGGACAGAACATGTCTCTCGCTTTGAACGAGTATCTTGATAGGCTCGAGATCGTTGCGGAAGAGCTCCAGGCCAATTCCGAGGACATGGTTCTGTACTATCGAGATTTCCTGAAGAGGAAACTGGAGCAGCTTTCCGACGGTCAGCTCGATGACAACAGGTTGGAACAGGAAGTAGCGCTTCTTGCAGAAAAGGCAGATATTTCGGAGGAAATAGTCAGACTGATCTCTCATATCGAGTCCTTCAGAAGTGTTATGCAATCTGACAGAGAGAGTGGGGTGCAGCTTGATTTCATCTGTCAGGAGATGCACCGCGAACTGTCCACGATTGCATCCAAATCGAAAAAACTGGCGATTACTAACCTCTCTGTCGAGGGAAGAACGCTGGTAAACAAACTGAGGGAACAAGTTCAGAACATAGAGTAGGAGGTGTTTCACTTGTACGGACTCATAAACGTCGGGTTCGGTAATGTTATTATCGGTGATAGAGTTATTGCAATTGTGAATCCCGAATCCGCACCACTAAAAAGGTTGAAGGAAGTGGCCAAGGACGAAGGAAAGCTAATCGATGCCACATATGGCAGGAAGACTAGAGCAATAGTTATCACTGACAGTAATCATATTATCTTATCTGCAATTCAGCCTGAGACTATCGCCTCTAGATTTATGCAGACATTCAGCGACATTGAAAAGCTGCTGGAAGATATCAGGGTATCTGGACAGAATTTTGAAGAATGAAAGGTATAGTCTTTGTGATGAGTGGTCCTTCGGGGGCCGGAAAGACCTCGATACTCAAAGAAGTACTTAATCGCATTGAAAATCTTGATTTCTCCGTGTCATATGCCACAAGAGAGAGACGTCCGGCGGAGATCGACGGCAAAGACTACATATTTGTTTCCGAAGCTGAATTCGGTAAGCTCTTGGAAGAGAATGAATTTCTTGAATGGGCAAAGGTTCATGGAAATTATTATGGAACGTCGAGAAATCAAGTGAAAAAAAGCGTGGATTCTGATAGAGACATACTTCTTGACGTGGATATTCAGGGAGCAATGTCAGTAATGAATGCACTGGAGGACGCCGTTTATATCTTTGTTGCTCCACCATCATACGGAGAGCTGATTCGGCGCCTCGAGTCGAGAGGAACAGAAAATATCGAATCTCTGAAAATGAGGTTGGAAGATGCGAAGTGGGAATTGGAACAGGTTAAACACTTTCAGTATCTTGTTGTTAACGATAATTTAAACCACTCGGTAAGTCAATTTGAGGCAATAATTACCGCCGAAAGGCTTCGAGTTGATAGAATTGTGAATGAAAAGGGAGAAAGATTCCTGTTTGAGGAGAAGACTAGATGATTATCAATTATGATCTGCTTTTGAAGAGAATTAGGCACAAGTATGCGATTCCAGTGGCTGCAGCTAAGAGGGCCGAAGATCTGGAGGATTTTGGACGTCCGAAACTGGATCCGGCGACAGTTAAAGCTTCCGGCGATAAGATCACTATTGCTTTGAAGGAGTTGGAAGAAGGTTACATCAGGATTAGAAATGAAGAGATGCTGATGATTCTGGTCCCGAAAGTAAAGTAACAGTTTTCGCTTCCCTGCCCTCAGATGAGGAAATTTCTTAATTTGCCTTGTTGACAGGGATAAGGTCATTAGATATAATAAGTATCGTGCGTCGGGCCAACGTAGCTCAATCGGAAGAGCGGCTGATTTGTAATCAGCAGGTTGGGGGTTCAAGTCCCTTCGTTGGCTCCAAGGTTAACTATCGGTGGTAAGGTGCCCGAGTGGTCAAAGGGGGCGGACTGTAAATCCGCTGGCGGAACGCCTTCGGTGGTTCAAACCCACCCCTTACCACCATTAATTTTGCTACTGTTGAGGTGCAAGCAATGGCAAAGAAAACGAAGGGAAATAAGGTTCTTGTAACTTTGAAGTGTTCGGAGTGCGGTACGAGAAACTATTACAGATTCAAGAACCGCCAGAAGAAGTATAAGCTTGACTCGAGTAAGTACTGCCCGAAGTGCAGAAAACATACCGAGCACAAAGAATCCAAGTAAGGTTGAGTCGTCTCAACTGAGTCAGGAGGAATCCCATGGCCAAGGCAAAGTTTTGGAAGTTTCTTTCCGAAGTAAAGAGTGAAGTTAAGAAGGTGACGTGGCCTAACAGGGAGCAGATGATCTCGTCTACTGGAGCAGTACTCGTCATTCTAATTGCTGCGGGTGCGTTTCTCGCGCTTCTCGATGTTATCTTTACGAATGCGATCGGGTCGCTTTTGAATTTCTTGACAGGCGCTATTTAATGCTGTTATGCGTTGGTGATTAGTTGTGCGGAAAAGATGGTTTATAATTCAAACTTACTCAGGCCTTGAAAACTCTATCAAAGAAGCAATTCAGATCAAGATAGAGTCTTTCGGCTTTTCGCACATGTTCGGAAAGATTCTTGTTCCGGAGGAAACTAAGCTTGACAGAGCTAACGTAGCTGCGGAAAAGTATATCGTTCCTGCCAACGCAAAGCTTCTAGTTAAGGACAATCAAGACGTAGCTAAAGGAGACCCTGTAGCTGAAGAAGTAGAAATCAAAGTTAAGAATGACGGTACAGTTGCAGAAATCAAAAACTACAGAGTAATCTTCATTGAGACTGCCGACAGGCGCTATACCAAAACCTATTACATTCCCGAAAGTGCAAAGATTGAGACAGGTATTAAGACTGGAGCCAGGATTAGGCAGGGAATGCCTCTTGCAAAGCAGGGCGAGTATTTCTGCGAATTGGACGGGAGGATTGTCTATACACAAAAGATGAAGCGAATCGTCGTTGAAAAGGAAAACGGGGACGAAGACGTCTATCTTGTACATCCAGATAGCTATGATTCCAGGACTGCGAAGAAACAAAATCCTGTAAAGCGGGGGCAGCTGTTTGGTGAGACTAGAAAGATTTTCTCTAAGACCGAAGGAAGAGTGGAAATATCAGATCTTCCAGGAAGGA
Encoded here:
- the acpS gene encoding holo-[acyl-carrier-protein] synthase, with amino-acid sequence MNTGIDIINISRMTEAVAERILGKEEKEIYDGLGNERRRMEFAAGRFAAKEAFVKASGCKDIEFSKIQFLADDGGRPIPSEELKRLVNNVDLTVSISHEREYAVAVVIVFGRG
- the ligA gene encoding NAD-dependent DNA ligase LigA, yielding MISFEEAKRRIEELRKEIDHHAHKYYVLDDPEISDVEYDRLMEELTELEDQYPELKTPDSPTVRVGLRPIDSFKEVVHEYRLFSLDNTYSEQEVTQFDKRIREALNVDSVQYVCELKIDGLSISLTYEGGLLLRGATRGNGFVGEDVTENIKAIKSIPLRLRKDLSIELRGEVYLPKDVFNELNKVRAESNLQLFANPRNAAAGTLRQLDPREVSKRKLSAFFYQIVEPERFGLKSQSEQLDFLRAIGMKVEPNFEVADGTEEVIEFWRKWSGLKSSLNYAVDGTVVKVEDLHLQQELGYTTKAPRWAIAFKFPAEQATTKLMGVTLGVGRLGTITPVAELEPIQLAGTTVKRASMHNFDFVREKDIRIFDTVIVEKAGEIIPQIVKSIPEKRTGAELEINPPPQCPVCGGRVGKERAEDVALKCLNLACPAKLSRRIQFFCSRDGMDIEGLGEKLVERIVEAGLVKNPSDLYKLSEDDLLNLGEGIGEKTAAKIIEAIEKSRTNPLFNLIAGLGIPGVGSKLARDLSNYFGSLQAIISASEKELKEVSGIGEQLASDIRKYLNESDVREEIEELMKYVNTQEKSVGGVKPLRGLKFAVTGTLPGYSRKEIQEKIIELGGETVSSVSKNTDYLLVGENPGSKEGKARSLGIKIISEKEFEEMVKS
- a CDS encoding cysteine desulfurase, yielding MRYFDNNATTQMERDLAKLMASLCEEEYANPNSMHSFGVKQARRHEEARERVAHCLSVDPREIFFTSCATETINWILRSSIFFRGKRKKIVTTSIEHKAVLNTLRDLKTISNIEYREVAPESGGIVSVDKLLSEVDDETFLVSVMAANNVTGSIQPYEEIGMALRGRAVLYHVDAVQTIGKIPFNLQKGFCDYASFSAHKFHGPKGVGIAYVKRGSPIKPFITGGGQERGMRAGTQNVPGALVASIAMQRAIENMETSSRRLRDFQQQIVKSVKALGGVVNTPEDSISNTVNVSFAGIRSEVLVNALSQEDVYLGTSSACSSRSDGGQYVLDEMGVDPSLASCSIRISMSRFTTKEDVAILIEKLKKTVPLLKF
- a CDS encoding YicC family protein, which gives rise to MLRSMTGYARVEKTLCGVNAFVELKTVNSKYLNVDINIGDAFSELEMNVNRLIKGNLKRGTVKARIDISLVDSDDLLQPDFGIASSIYNSLRSIRERYGLAGEVSVDSMARFKEIFKSRPSEDLAEKIWNVIEGLLIEAVEQLNIDREREGQNMSLALNEYLDRLEIVAEELQANSEDMVLYYRDFLKRKLEQLSDGQLDDNRLEQEVALLAEKADISEEIVRLISHIESFRSVMQSDRESGVQLDFICQEMHRELSTIASKSKKLAITNLSVEGRTLVNKLREQVQNIE
- a CDS encoding DUF370 domain-containing protein, which encodes MYGLINVGFGNVIIGDRVIAIVNPESAPLKRLKEVAKDEGKLIDATYGRKTRAIVITDSNHIILSAIQPETIASRFMQTFSDIEKLLEDIRVSGQNFEE
- a CDS encoding guanylate kinase, whose amino-acid sequence is MKGIVFVMSGPSGAGKTSILKEVLNRIENLDFSVSYATRERRPAEIDGKDYIFVSEAEFGKLLEENEFLEWAKVHGNYYGTSRNQVKKSVDSDRDILLDVDIQGAMSVMNALEDAVYIFVAPPSYGELIRRLESRGTENIESLKMRLEDAKWELEQVKHFQYLVVNDNLNHSVSQFEAIITAERLRVDRIVNEKGERFLFEEKTR
- a CDS encoding DNA-directed RNA polymerase subunit omega, which codes for MIINYDLLLKRIRHKYAIPVAAAKRAEDLEDFGRPKLDPATVKASGDKITIALKELEEGYIRIRNEEMLMILVPKVK
- the rpmG gene encoding 50S ribosomal protein L33, with protein sequence MAKKTKGNKVLVTLKCSECGTRNYYRFKNRQKKYKLDSSKYCPKCRKHTEHKESK
- the secE gene encoding preprotein translocase subunit SecE — encoded protein: MAKAKFWKFLSEVKSEVKKVTWPNREQMISSTGAVLVILIAAGAFLALLDVIFTNAIGSLLNFLTGAI
- the nusG gene encoding transcription termination/antitermination factor NusG; the encoded protein is MRKRWFIIQTYSGLENSIKEAIQIKIESFGFSHMFGKILVPEETKLDRANVAAEKYIVPANAKLLVKDNQDVAKGDPVAEEVEIKVKNDGTVAEIKNYRVIFIETADRRYTKTYYIPESAKIETGIKTGARIRQGMPLAKQGEYFCELDGRIVYTQKMKRIVVEKENGDEDVYLVHPDSYDSRTAKKQNPVKRGQLFGETRKIFSKTEGRVEISDLPGRKEIKIFKIIRTRLYPGYVFIEMIMNEETWNVVKNTPNVVNFVSVGGQPVQLKEKEIKALLRLVGIEQYEEHSGGPVKIEVDFDIGEVVRINTGPFEDFVGKVTSLDPERQELKVVVSIFGRETPVILSLSEVEKIV